Proteins encoded in a region of the Dendropsophus ebraccatus isolate aDenEbr1 chromosome 11, aDenEbr1.pat, whole genome shotgun sequence genome:
- the ATP5PO gene encoding ATP synthase subunit O, mitochondrial, whose amino-acid sequence MAAAGRISVKVRSFSTSVSRPVAKLVRPPIQVYGLEGRYATALYSAASKEKKLDQVEKEMNRVSVLIKDPKLSTIITNPHIKRGLKQKTITDILAKEKFSPITSNFVNLLAENGRLRYTPEVLGAFAKIMSAHRGEVICSVTTASPLDEASLTELKTALNGFLAKGESLKLETKTDPSILGGMVVSIGDKYIDMSTKTKIQKLTKVMRDTV is encoded by the exons ATGGCAGCGGCGGGCAGGATCTCCGTGAAG GTGCGTTCCTTCAGCACAAGTGTCTCCAGACCTGTGGCCAAGCTAGTGAGG cCACCTATCCAGGTGTATGGTCTGGAAGGTCGCTATGCCACAGCACTATACTCTGCCGCTTCCAAGGAGAAGAAGCTGGATCAGGTAGAGAAGGAGATGAACAGAGTCTCT GTTCTTATTAAGGATCCTAAGTTATCCACCATCATCACAAACCCCCACATAAAGCGTGGTCTGAAACAAAAGACGATCACTGATATTCTGGCTAAAGAGAAGTTTTCCCCTATCACCTCCAACTTTGTCA ATCTGCTGGCTGAGAACGGTCGCTTGCGCTATACTCCTGAGGTGCTCGGTGCATTTGCTAAGATCATGAGCGCTCACCGAGGAGAGGTGATATGTTCTGTCACCACAGCTTCA CCTCTGGATGAAGCAAGCTTGACAGAATTAAAGACTGCTCTTAATGGATTCCTTGCAAAGGGAGAATCATTAAAACTGGAGACCAAG ACTGACCCCTCAATCTTGGGAGGAATGGTCGTCAGCATTGGGGACAAATACATTGACATGTCCACCAAAACCAAGATCCAGAAATTGACCAAGGTTATGAGagacactgtgtaa
- the SMIM11 gene encoding small integral membrane protein 11 yields MPEFNWKVLENFPLLMYILAAKTVLLCLAFAGVKIYQSKKVEAKIKQEREERLRKEAEKEEAEKKDD; encoded by the exons ATGCCTGAATTCAATTGGAAG GTTTTGGAGAATTTCCCGCTGCTGATGTACATCTTAGCAGCAAAGACTGTGTTGTTGTGTCTGGCCTTTGCGGGTGTTAAGATTTACCAAAGTAAAAAAGTTGAAGCCAAGATAAAGCAAGAGCGAGAAGAGAGACTGAGGAAGGAAGCTGAGAAAGAGGAGGCCGAGAAGAAAGATGATTGA
- the LOC138767474 gene encoding uncharacterized protein, producing the protein MTTEHEIQFWLLLLGYVVSRRKKRKRETVRNYWVHPLTSQRFSKGQFHLRYGGLRKCPKKFFDYFKMSIGTFDELLEKLKPALIRSDTKMRLAISPEERLCVTIKYLATGHSFTSLHFRFLIGKATIRLIVRETCRAICDTLLNVLMPEPTTETWHKIADEFYTATSFPNCVGALDAKDIRTKMPPNSGGKQWDASKHSIVLLALVDSNYRFIAIDVGAYGTTGSCSIFKKSQLGRKLKEGRFHLPEYKPLPGIICPPMPYVFVADEGFGLTENMLRPFPNRNITPIRKVFNYRLIRARRAIDGAFGILANKWRVFYAPIQLETNFVQDIIKATCVLHNLVLLRDGFVFEDILSNPLHDVAWSTVRGPASGMLVRNSFANYFVSPQGEIPWQNEKI; encoded by the exons ATGACCACTGAGCATGAGATCCAGTTTTGGTTGCTGTTACTCGGTTATGTCGTTTCCAGACGGAAGAAGCGGAAAAGAGAGACGGTCCGGAATTATTGGGTGCATCCCCTGACCAGCCAGCGCTTTTCCAAGGGACAGTTCCACCTCCGTTATGGAGGCCTGCGGAAATGCCCCAAAAAGTTTTTCGATTACTTTAAAATGTCCATAGGAACATTTGATGAACTGCTGGAGAAACTGAAACCTGCCCTGATCAGGAGCGACACTAAGATGCGGCTGGCAATATCTCCAGAGGAGCGGCTTTGTGTTACTATTAA GTACCTGGCTACAGGCCATAGTTTCACTTCTCTCCACTTTCGATTCCTCATCGGTAAAGCCACCATCAGGTTGATTGTTCGGGAGACATGCAGAGCCATCTGTGACACCCTACTTAATGTTCTCATGCCGGAACCGACCACTGAAACTTGGCACAAAATAGCTGATGAGTTTTACACCGCCACCAGCTTCCCAAATTGTGTCGGCGCTTTAGATGCAAAAGACATTCGCACAAAGATGCCGCCCAATAGTGGCGGCAAGCAGTGGGATGCCAGTAAACACTCCATTGTCCTGCTGGCCTTAGTGGACAGCAACTATAGGTTCATTGCCATAGATGTTGGTGCATATGGGACTACCGGGTCCTGTAGTATTTTTAAGAAGTCTCAACTGGGACGCAAGTTAAAAGAAGGCAGGTTCCATTTGCCAGAATATAAACCTTTGCCGGGTATAATTTGCCCTCCTATGCCGTATGTATTTGTAGCTGATGAAGGTTTTGGCCTCACTGAAAACATGTTGAGACCCTTCCCCAACAGGAACATAACTCCGATCCGGAAGGTGTTCAATTACAGGCTGATCCGGGCAAGGCGAGCAATAGACGGCGCTTTTGGCATACTGGCCAACAAGTGGAGAGTTTTCTATGCTCCTATTCAGTTGGAAACAAACTTTGTTCAAGACATTATCAAGGCCACCTGCGTTCTGCATAACCTGGTTCTTCTAAGGGACGGCTTTGTCTTTGAGGATATTCTTAGTAACCCGCTACATGATGTGGCATGGAGTACGGTCCGAGGGCCTGCGAGTGGCATGTTGGTCAGGAACTCTTTTGCCAATTACTTTGTGTCACCACAAGGAGAAATACCCTGGCAGAATGAGAAGATTTGA